The following are from one region of the Longimicrobiaceae bacterium genome:
- a CDS encoding MaoC family dehydratase, with protein sequence MINRNISADARLSANGGASADARASTGTSGDAKPSADGTSADARLIDGPLAFEALEAGMAAEYARTVGDADIVAFAEVSGDRNPAHLDEEAAARGPFGGRIAHGMLSAAYVSTALATKLPGPGTIYLSQSLRFVRPVRIGDTVTARVEVAEVIAAKRRVRLKTTCTNQRGETLLDGEALVMVPAEPA encoded by the coding sequence TTGATAAACCGAAACATCTCGGCCGATGCGCGGCTTTCGGCGAACGGCGGCGCCTCTGCGGATGCGAGGGCTTCGACGGGCACCTCTGGAGATGCGAAGCCATCCGCCGACGGCACTTCGGCAGATGCGCGGCTGATAGACGGGCCGCTGGCGTTCGAGGCGCTGGAGGCGGGGATGGCGGCGGAGTACGCGCGGACCGTGGGCGATGCGGACATCGTGGCGTTCGCGGAGGTGAGCGGCGACCGCAACCCGGCGCACCTGGACGAGGAGGCGGCGGCGCGCGGGCCGTTCGGCGGGCGCATCGCGCACGGGATGCTTTCCGCCGCGTACGTGAGCACCGCGCTGGCGACCAAGCTTCCGGGACCCGGCACCATCTACCTGTCGCAGAGCCTGCGCTTCGTGCGCCCGGTGCGCATCGGCGACACGGTGACGGCGCGGGTGGAGGTGGCCGAGGTGATCGCCGCCAAGCGCCGCGTGCGCCTGAAGACGACCTGCACCAACCAGCGCGGCGAGACGCTGCTGGACGGCGAGGCGCTGGTGATGGTTCCCGCGGAGCCGGCGTGA
- a CDS encoding LacI family DNA-binding transcriptional regulator, which produces MTPRSSLSRSVTTHDVAARAGVSQATVSLVLGGNAKARVAAATRERVVRAAAELGYRANIVARSLARGRSYAIGVVIPELSNPFFLDVVGGIQRVAAEAGYAVLLCDAREQSPERHLDALRARQIDGLIVDAVAAASIAADELTELKVVLVDEPSERWPGVASDATGAGRLAAEHLLALGHRDFAFVGPATDVHSFRMRERGFVTALRQAGVTMTTERLRRASPSIAAGQTAMRSLLALPKRPTAVFCANDLLALGALKACLAAGVKVPSEMSIVGCDDIEMARVVTPELTTVAVPARELGARAARLLLRQLDKPEEAVRPARALPVRLVARGTTAPPRGTTEPKS; this is translated from the coding sequence ATGACGCCGCGCTCCTCGCTCTCCCGTTCCGTCACCACGCACGACGTGGCCGCCCGCGCGGGAGTCTCGCAGGCGACCGTCTCGCTCGTGCTGGGTGGGAACGCGAAAGCCCGGGTGGCGGCGGCGACCCGAGAGCGGGTGGTGCGCGCGGCCGCGGAGCTGGGCTACCGCGCCAACATCGTGGCCCGCAGCCTGGCGCGCGGCCGGTCGTACGCCATCGGCGTGGTGATCCCGGAGCTGTCGAACCCGTTCTTCCTGGACGTGGTGGGCGGCATCCAGCGCGTGGCGGCGGAGGCGGGCTACGCGGTCCTGTTGTGCGACGCCCGCGAGCAGTCGCCGGAGCGGCACCTGGACGCGCTGCGGGCGCGGCAGATCGACGGGCTGATCGTGGACGCGGTCGCCGCCGCCTCTATCGCGGCCGACGAGCTGACGGAGCTGAAGGTGGTTCTCGTAGACGAGCCGTCGGAGCGGTGGCCGGGGGTGGCGAGCGACGCCACGGGCGCGGGGCGGCTGGCCGCGGAGCACCTGCTGGCGCTGGGCCACCGGGACTTCGCCTTCGTCGGCCCCGCGACGGACGTCCACTCGTTCCGGATGCGCGAGCGCGGGTTCGTGACGGCGCTGCGGCAGGCGGGGGTGACGATGACGACCGAGCGGCTGCGGCGCGCGTCGCCGTCCATCGCCGCGGGGCAGACGGCCATGCGGAGCCTCCTCGCCCTCCCCAAACGCCCGACGGCGGTGTTCTGCGCGAACGACCTGCTTGCGCTCGGCGCGCTCAAGGCCTGTCTCGCGGCCGGCGTGAAGGTGCCTTCGGAGATGAGCATCGTGGGCTGCGACGACATCGAGATGGCGCGGGTGGTCACGCCGGAGCTGACCACGGTTGCCGTGCCCGCCCGCGAGCTGGGTGCCCGCGCCGCGCGTCTCCTCCTTCGCCAGCTCGACAAGCCGGAAGAGGCGGTCCGCCCCGCCCGAGCCCTGCCCGTGCGCCTGGTGGCGCGCGGCACCACCGCCCCGCCCCGCGGCACGACGGAGCCCAAGAGCTGA
- a CDS encoding MFS transporter, with translation MQIQPTTGAQSEAAHQLTPSGLWALTITTGVTVASLYYNQPLLDAIARSFHRTAGEAGAIPTLTQAGYATGLLLIVPLGDVLERRRLLLATLVAVAVALGLAAMAPSLGALAALSFAIGLTGVGPQIAVPFAAALTPPERRGKTVGLVMTGLITGILLARTVAGAVGSAYGWRVVFGGAAAAMLVLAASVASFLPRAPAGERVRYVDVLRSIPPLVVRYPLLREAALAGGMAFAAFSAFWTALTFHLSAAPWSYGPGTIGAFGLVGVAGALAASAAGRLADRTGPRRVVGYGLATLAASFVLMFAFRTSLAGLIAGIVLLDLGVQGTHISNQARVYSLPAELHSRLNTVYMVSYFVGGALGSLLGAAAWTHFGWPGVCALGAGMAGVALAAHLIGGRTGES, from the coding sequence ATGCAGATCCAGCCGACGACGGGCGCGCAGAGCGAAGCCGCACACCAGCTTACGCCGTCGGGGCTGTGGGCGCTGACGATCACGACGGGCGTGACGGTCGCCAGCCTGTACTACAACCAGCCGCTGCTGGACGCCATCGCGCGCAGCTTCCACCGCACGGCGGGCGAGGCGGGTGCCATCCCCACGCTCACGCAGGCAGGCTACGCGACGGGGCTGCTGCTGATCGTGCCGCTGGGCGACGTGCTGGAGCGGCGCCGCCTCCTGCTCGCCACGCTCGTAGCGGTCGCGGTGGCGTTAGGGCTGGCGGCCATGGCGCCGTCGCTGGGGGCGCTGGCGGCGCTCAGCTTCGCCATCGGCCTCACGGGCGTGGGGCCGCAGATCGCGGTGCCGTTCGCCGCGGCGCTCACGCCCCCGGAGCGCCGCGGCAAGACGGTGGGCCTGGTGATGACGGGGCTCATCACCGGCATCCTGCTGGCGCGCACCGTGGCCGGCGCGGTGGGCTCGGCGTACGGGTGGCGCGTGGTGTTCGGCGGCGCGGCGGCGGCCATGCTGGTGCTGGCGGCGAGCGTCGCCTCGTTCCTCCCCCGCGCGCCTGCGGGCGAGCGCGTGCGCTACGTGGACGTGCTGCGCAGCATCCCCCCGCTGGTCGTGCGCTACCCCTTGCTGCGCGAGGCGGCGCTGGCGGGCGGGATGGCGTTCGCCGCGTTCAGCGCCTTCTGGACCGCGCTCACGTTCCACCTCAGCGCGGCGCCGTGGAGCTACGGGCCGGGAACGATCGGCGCCTTTGGACTCGTGGGCGTGGCGGGGGCGCTGGCTGCCTCCGCGGCGGGGCGGCTGGCGGACCGCACGGGGCCGCGGCGCGTGGTGGGCTACGGGCTGGCGACGCTCGCCGCGTCGTTCGTGCTGATGTTCGCCTTCCGCACGTCGCTGGCGGGGCTGATCGCGGGCATCGTCCTGCTCGACCTGGGCGTGCAGGGCACCCACATCTCCAACCAGGCGCGCGTCTACAGCCTGCCCGCCGAGCTGCACAGCCGGCTGAACACCGTGTACATGGTCAGCTACTTCGTGGGCGGCGCGCTCGGTTCCCTCCTCGGCGCCGCCGCGTGGACGCACTTCGGCTGGCCGGGCGTCTGCGCCCTCGGCGCGGGCATGGCCGGCGTAGCGCTCGCCGCGCATCTCATCGGCGGGAGGACTGGGGAGAGCTGA
- a CDS encoding SIMPL domain-containing protein (The SIMPL domain is named for its presence in mouse protein SIMPL (signalling molecule that associates with mouse pelle-like kinase). Bacterial member BP26, from Brucella, was shown to assemble into a channel-like structure, while YggE from E. coli has been associated with resistance to oxidative stress.) → MSERFPQLFWGMVALALGLVLSALLAAGAIRNIKRANDEIAVTGSAKRPIRADFIVWKLSVTAQAPVVQDAYRELSGSSQQIRAFLKASGMADSLVTIDPVETLRQNRMLVNGTETGDLAGYKLTQRFTVRSADVRGVTALSQRANELINAGVPLVSPAPEYLYTHLDQVRTQMLAEATRDAKLRAEAIAKSVGSEIGAVRSAKMGVFQITPRNSTEVSDYGINDTSSLEKDITAVVRVSFAVK, encoded by the coding sequence ATGTCCGAACGCTTTCCCCAGCTCTTCTGGGGCATGGTCGCGCTGGCCCTCGGGCTGGTGCTCTCCGCGCTGCTCGCGGCCGGCGCCATCCGCAACATCAAGCGCGCCAACGACGAGATCGCCGTCACCGGCTCGGCCAAGCGGCCCATCCGCGCGGACTTCATCGTCTGGAAGCTGAGCGTGACCGCGCAGGCGCCGGTGGTGCAGGACGCCTACCGCGAGCTGAGCGGCAGCTCGCAGCAGATCCGCGCGTTCCTCAAGGCGAGCGGCATGGCCGATTCGCTCGTCACCATCGACCCGGTGGAGACGCTGCGGCAGAACCGGATGCTGGTGAACGGCACCGAGACGGGCGACCTGGCGGGCTACAAGCTCACGCAGCGCTTCACCGTGCGCTCTGCGGATGTGCGCGGCGTCACCGCGCTCTCGCAGCGCGCGAACGAGCTGATCAACGCGGGCGTGCCGCTGGTCTCCCCCGCGCCGGAGTACCTGTACACGCACCTCGACCAGGTGCGCACGCAGATGCTCGCCGAGGCCACGCGCGACGCCAAGCTGCGCGCCGAAGCCATCGCCAAGAGCGTGGGCAGCGAGATCGGTGCGGTGCGGAGCGCCAAGATGGGCGTCTTCCAGATCACCCCGCGCAACTCCACCGAGGTGAGCGACTACGGCATCAACGACACCAGCTCGCTGGAGAAGGACATCACCGCCGTCGTCCGCGTCTCCTTCGCCGTGAAGTAG
- a CDS encoding RagB/SusD family nutrient uptake outer membrane protein, whose product MKRILCLPLLAGALWVGACSDLTVPDYNEPLQGDLQDHPSTGLVNATTTGMLDASRQDAANYVRYTGILGREAYYLDTNESRYITELVQGSMDPSSFAGGGLWSGRYHSIRTGETLIAALDKLPANDDLSAAQKEGIRGFVNTIQAIDLLAVANTRERAPVEIPVGPTDTPGPLADRAALFTRIYKLLDDGYVHLGNAGTGFSFALPSGFSQFGLANPAGVRKVNRAIRARVDVFQGNYAAALTDLGGSFISTAGTDRASINAGAYYNFSGGAGDLPNSLTSASPQAADVRVRDEAQTQPGGALDARYVIKVGNRAGGATRSFLGISSNLIFRMYNQSPFYGTGGTSSPIPIVRNEELILLRAEAQWKTGHLPEAIADLNFVRVNSGGLAARADLTAANFQSALLYERRYSLLYEGGFRWMDLRRFGLLSSLDGYPRTGDKIAEYFPIPFAECLQRPAGTPGCSAH is encoded by the coding sequence CCGACTACAACGAGCCCCTTCAGGGCGACCTGCAGGACCACCCCAGCACGGGCCTGGTGAACGCCACGACCACCGGCATGCTGGACGCCAGCCGCCAGGACGCGGCCAACTACGTGCGCTACACCGGCATCCTGGGCCGCGAGGCGTACTACCTGGACACCAACGAGTCGCGCTACATCACCGAGCTGGTGCAGGGGAGCATGGACCCGTCCAGCTTCGCCGGCGGCGGCCTGTGGAGCGGCCGCTACCACTCCATCCGCACGGGCGAGACGCTGATCGCCGCGCTCGACAAGCTGCCGGCCAACGACGACCTGTCGGCCGCGCAGAAGGAGGGCATCCGCGGGTTCGTGAACACCATCCAGGCCATCGACCTGCTGGCGGTGGCGAACACCCGCGAGCGCGCGCCGGTGGAGATCCCGGTGGGCCCCACCGACACCCCGGGGCCGCTGGCCGACCGCGCGGCGCTGTTCACCCGCATCTACAAGCTGCTCGACGACGGCTACGTCCACCTGGGCAACGCCGGGACCGGCTTCTCGTTCGCGCTGCCCAGCGGCTTCTCGCAGTTCGGGCTGGCGAACCCCGCGGGCGTGCGCAAGGTGAACCGCGCCATCCGCGCCCGCGTGGACGTGTTCCAGGGCAACTACGCGGCGGCGCTCACCGACCTGGGGGGCTCGTTCATCAGCACGGCGGGCACCGACCGCGCCTCGATCAACGCCGGCGCGTACTACAACTTCTCCGGCGGCGCGGGCGACCTTCCCAACTCGCTCACCAGCGCGTCGCCGCAGGCGGCCGACGTCCGCGTGCGCGACGAGGCGCAGACGCAGCCCGGCGGCGCCCTCGACGCCCGCTACGTGATCAAGGTGGGCAACCGCGCGGGCGGCGCCACGCGCTCGTTCCTGGGGATCAGCAGCAACCTGATCTTCCGGATGTACAACCAGAGCCCCTTCTACGGCACGGGCGGCACGTCGTCGCCCATCCCCATCGTCCGCAACGAGGAGCTGATCCTGCTGCGGGCCGAGGCGCAGTGGAAGACGGGGCACCTGCCCGAGGCCATCGCCGACCTCAACTTCGTCCGCGTCAACTCGGGCGGCCTGGCGGCGCGCGCGGACCTGACGGCGGCCAACTTCCAGTCCGCGCTGCTGTACGAGCGCCGGTACTCGCTGCTGTATGAGGGCGGGTTCCGCTGGATGGACCTGCGCCGCTTCGGGCTGCTGAGCTCGCTGGACGGCTATCCGCGCACCGGCGACAAGATCGCGGAGTACTTCCCCATCCCCTTCGCCGAGTGCCTCCAGCGCCCGGCCGGGACCCCCGGCTGCTCGGCCCACTGA
- a CDS encoding ketoacyl-ACP synthase III: MRHATITGTGSFVPARVLTNADLSAMLGEDVDAFVSGTLGIRERRVCAPDESAADLAEEAARRAMADAGLGPEEIDLLIVSTDTPEYVSPATSSVLHGRLGLRRGAGTFDLNSACSGFATALDVAWKYVRADERYERVLVVAVYAMSKFVDYADKKTATIFADGAGAVVLEASDAEGILASELFADGSLSHGMGVFAGGTAEPVTEDVLRQGYRNRLRFVEKYPKEVNEEGWPRIVRSVLSRIGRKTADVDLWLWTQVNRSTIEVVMDRLGEPMEKAHTVMDKWGYTGSACLPMALDDAVRAGRISRGDLLVLTGSGAGLAMGCVALRWTREREAERV, encoded by the coding sequence ATGCGCCACGCCACCATCACCGGAACCGGCTCGTTCGTGCCCGCCCGCGTGCTCACCAACGCGGACCTCTCGGCCATGCTGGGCGAGGACGTGGACGCGTTCGTGAGCGGCACGCTGGGCATCCGCGAGCGCCGCGTGTGCGCGCCCGACGAGTCCGCGGCGGACCTGGCGGAGGAGGCGGCCCGCCGCGCGATGGCCGACGCGGGGCTAGGGCCGGAGGAGATCGACCTGCTCATCGTATCTACCGACACGCCGGAGTACGTCTCGCCCGCCACCTCGTCCGTCCTCCACGGCCGGCTGGGGCTGCGGCGCGGGGCGGGCACGTTCGACCTGAACAGCGCCTGCTCGGGGTTCGCGACGGCGCTGGACGTGGCGTGGAAGTACGTCCGGGCGGACGAGCGGTACGAGCGCGTGCTCGTCGTGGCCGTCTACGCGATGAGCAAGTTCGTGGACTACGCGGACAAGAAGACGGCGACCATCTTCGCGGACGGAGCGGGGGCGGTCGTGCTCGAAGCGTCGGACGCGGAAGGGATCCTCGCATCGGAGCTGTTCGCGGACGGCAGCCTGTCGCACGGCATGGGTGTGTTTGCGGGCGGGACGGCCGAGCCGGTGACCGAGGACGTGCTGCGCCAGGGCTACCGCAACCGCCTGCGCTTCGTGGAGAAGTACCCGAAGGAGGTGAACGAGGAGGGATGGCCGCGCATTGTCCGCTCCGTCCTCTCGCGGATCGGCCGGAAGACGGCAGATGTCGATCTCTGGCTTTGGACGCAGGTGAACCGGTCCACGATCGAGGTGGTGATGGACAGGCTGGGGGAGCCGATGGAGAAGGCGCACACGGTGATGGACAAGTGGGGATACACCGGCTCGGCGTGCCTGCCGATGGCGCTGGACGACGCCGTGCGCGCGGGCCGCATCTCCCGGGGCGACCTGCTGGTGCTCACCGGATCGGGCGCCGGGCTGGCGATGGGGTGCGTGGCGCTGCGGTGGACGCGCGAGCGGGAGGCCGAGCGTGTCTGA
- a CDS encoding AMP-dependent synthetase/ligase, producing the protein MSETVVSVFLERAARYGDRPALHVLASGGAARDETLSWREWADASRRFAAALVSAGHRPGESVAVLAGNRTLWPIADLGIVMAGGVSVGLYPTSPAQQIRGIVEDCGASLAVADTAEQAEKLADVQRSVPGLRTVVCPDVRASTAKAVGWDEWLARGARALSRGRDVAAEVDRRIAAARADDVAMLIYTSGSTGEPKGAMIPHRYILDSALSIQGTLGLDERDTSLSFLPFCHAAERIFGLYTRIVCGMEAGLVEDHARVWQAVRAFSPTVFGGLPRFFEKAYEALRVEQDAAAGDERARWDRTVELGRRVSRLREAGESVPAELEAEWRQTGGPVFARARALFGGRVRRATSGGSALPREVSEYLDALAFPVLGAYGLSEHLCVAFNRPDAYSLDAAGPPMPGTELSIAPDGEVLVRRGPLTFAGYRGRPEETAAAFSADGEWLLTGDVGEVDGRGMLRVTGRKKELIALSGGKKVAPLPIESRLAEHPWIGRAVLFGEGRRFISALVCLRRGEVEAWARDAGVDAGWDELVEHPEVVGRVQAAVDEVNAGLSNPERVRRFALLDRDLSADEDELTPTLKIRRPVVAEKHRDRLEALYLTRP; encoded by the coding sequence GTGTCTGAGACCGTCGTCTCCGTCTTCCTGGAGCGCGCGGCGCGCTACGGCGACCGTCCGGCGCTGCACGTCCTGGCCTCCGGCGGCGCCGCGCGCGACGAGACGCTGAGCTGGCGCGAGTGGGCAGATGCGTCGCGCCGGTTCGCCGCGGCGCTGGTGAGCGCGGGCCACCGGCCGGGCGAGAGCGTCGCCGTCCTCGCCGGCAACCGGACGCTGTGGCCCATCGCGGACCTGGGGATCGTGATGGCGGGCGGAGTGAGCGTCGGCCTCTACCCCACGAGTCCGGCGCAGCAGATCCGCGGGATCGTGGAGGACTGCGGGGCGTCGCTGGCGGTGGCCGACACGGCGGAGCAGGCGGAGAAGCTGGCGGACGTGCAGCGCAGCGTGCCCGGGCTTCGAACGGTCGTCTGTCCGGACGTGCGGGCATCCACCGCAAAAGCCGTGGGGTGGGACGAGTGGCTGGCGCGCGGGGCGCGGGCGCTGAGCCGCGGGCGCGACGTGGCCGCGGAGGTGGACCGCCGCATCGCCGCCGCGCGTGCGGACGACGTGGCGATGCTCATCTACACCTCCGGTAGCACGGGCGAGCCCAAGGGGGCGATGATCCCGCACCGCTACATCCTCGATTCCGCGCTGTCCATCCAGGGCACGCTGGGGCTGGACGAGCGCGACACGTCGCTCTCCTTCCTCCCCTTCTGCCACGCGGCGGAGCGCATCTTCGGGCTGTACACGCGCATCGTGTGCGGGATGGAGGCGGGGCTGGTGGAGGACCATGCCCGCGTGTGGCAGGCGGTGCGCGCCTTCTCGCCCACGGTGTTCGGCGGGCTGCCGCGCTTCTTCGAGAAGGCGTACGAGGCGTTGCGGGTGGAGCAGGACGCGGCGGCGGGCGACGAGCGCGCGCGCTGGGACCGCACGGTGGAGCTGGGCCGCCGCGTCTCCCGCCTGCGCGAGGCGGGGGAGAGCGTGCCCGCGGAGCTGGAGGCGGAGTGGAGGCAGACGGGCGGGCCGGTGTTCGCCCGCGCCCGGGCACTCTTCGGCGGGCGGGTGCGCAGGGCCACGTCCGGCGGCTCCGCGCTGCCCCGCGAGGTGAGCGAGTACCTGGATGCGCTCGCCTTCCCGGTGCTGGGCGCCTACGGCCTCTCCGAGCACCTGTGCGTCGCCTTCAACCGGCCGGACGCGTACTCGCTGGATGCCGCGGGGCCGCCCATGCCGGGCACCGAGCTGAGCATCGCGCCGGACGGCGAGGTGCTGGTGCGGCGCGGGCCGCTGACGTTCGCCGGCTACCGCGGGCGGCCGGAGGAGACGGCGGCGGCGTTCTCGGCAGACGGCGAGTGGCTGCTGACGGGCGACGTGGGCGAGGTGGACGGGCGGGGGATGCTGCGCGTTACGGGGCGGAAGAAGGAGCTGATCGCCCTCTCCGGCGGCAAGAAGGTGGCGCCGCTGCCCATCGAGTCGCGCCTGGCGGAGCACCCGTGGATCGGACGCGCGGTGCTGTTCGGAGAGGGGCGGCGCTTCATCTCCGCGCTGGTCTGCCTGCGGCGCGGCGAGGTGGAGGCGTGGGCCCGCGACGCCGGGGTAGACGCGGGATGGGACGAGCTGGTGGAGCACCCCGAGGTGGTGGGCCGCGTGCAGGCCGCGGTGGACGAGGTGAACGCCGGCCTCTCCAACCCCGAGCGCGTGCGCCGCTTCGCGCTGCTGGACCGCGACCTCTCGGCAGACGAGGACGAGCTGACCCCCACGCTGAAGATCCGCAGGCCCGTGGTCGCCGAGAAGCACCGCGACCGCCTGGAAGCCCTCTACCTCACCAGGCCATGA